The Orcinus orca chromosome 16, mOrcOrc1.1, whole genome shotgun sequence genome includes a window with the following:
- the PTX4 gene encoding LOW QUALITY PROTEIN: pentraxin-4 (The sequence of the model RefSeq protein was modified relative to this genomic sequence to represent the inferred CDS: inserted 1 base in 1 codon; deleted 2 bases in 1 codon), protein MGCLGRKTLPFFLIFVPIYLCGALLQETAPERQRKPFLERLCRLEAQFWRFQEATLKHLQGIASNYNLSFIMEAWFWSLAHESQAVALALSQLQAAVQGDLGHLKTWVWKTQCRGQKVDNRLLALGAALSERSKQRAQERKGQEEQRNALSCWPWTCRPHGMLARLMPLVQSQGARLAAFKGRLQVASPVTATLRVTPAPPRPSSPSSPQLQAGRQAGTQSSASSPLQEDFSPGLAEKTLLYTPQNPPSKKGTVQVMACLQGWWGPKDVLSRSQQEPSLQGPGLHPMGSVPTNGGPPAFAKPVLLCHLSSPVCNVDPALIFPNASTVNVIFFXPGFFTGLRALSVCSWVCTALGHLGTLLSYTSKENDKLVLHGRDSLPPGSIHSVIGDPAFRELPLQPLPDSCWHHVCVIWTSILGLGRYWLHMGRRLVATGSRFGEGYEIPPGGSLMLGQEHESIGGGFDGPEAFVGSLAGLAIWHRVLVPREVSNLATGKEFLMGAILTLANAASVDGFVQRVNCTCLQLCS, encoded by the exons ATGGGCTGCCTGGGGAGGAAAACCCTgcctttcttcctcatttttgtgCCCATATATCTATGTGGGGCTTTGTTGCAAGAAACTGCACCTGAGAGGCAAAGAAAACCATTCCTTGAGAGGCTCTGTAGACTAGAAGCACAG TTTTGGAGGTTCCAAGAGGCAACCCTAAAGCACCTGCAGGGCATCGCCAGCAACTACAACCTGTCCTTCATCATGGAGGCCTGGTTCTGGAGCCTGGCCCACGAGAGCCAGGCCGTGGCCCTGGCACTCAGCCAGCTGCAGGCCGCCGTGCAGGGCGACCTGGGCCACCTCAAGACCTGGGTGTGGAAGACTCAGTGCAGAGGCCAGAAGGTGGACAACAGGCTGCTGGCCTTGGGCGCCGCCCTGAGTGAGAGGAGCAAGCAGCGCGcccaggagaggaaggggcaggaggaGCAGAGGAACGCCCTCTCTTGCTGGCCCTGGACGTGCAGGCCG CACGGCATGCTGGCTCGCCTGATGCCCCTCGTCCAGAGCCAGGGCGCCAGGCTGGCAGCTTTCAAGGGGCGGCTGCAAGTAGCCAGCCCTGTCACCGCCACCCTGCGCGTGACCCCGGCCCCACCTAGACCATCGAGCCCAAGCTCCCCACAgctgcaggcaggcaggcaggcaggcacccAGAGCTCC GCCTCCAGTCCCCTCCAGGAGGACTTCTCCCCAGGCTTAGCGGAGAAGACACTGCTTTACACCCCACAAAACCCGCCCTCAAAGAAAGGAACCGTCCAGGTGATGGCCTGCCTGCAG GGCTGGTGGGGTCCCAAGGACGTCCTCAGCCGTAGCCAGCAGGAACCCTCTCTGCAGGGCCCTGGCCTGCATCCCATGGGGTCTGTGCCCACCAATGGAGGCCCCCCGGCCTTTGCAAAGCCGGTTCTGCTTTGCCACCTCTCATCTCCAG TTTGCAACGTGGACCCTGCACTCATCTTTCCGAACGCGTCCACTGTGAATGTGATCTTCT CGCCCGGCTTCTTCACTGGCCTACGGGCCCTGTCTGTCTGCAGCTGGGTCTGCACAGCCTTGGGCCACCTGGGCACCCTCCTCTCGTACACCAGCAAAGAAAATGACAAGCTGGTTCTGCATGGCCGAGACTCCCTGCCCCCCGGCTCCATCCACTCTGTGATTGGAGACCCGGCCTTCAGGGAGCTGCCCCTCCAGCCACTGCCAGACAGCTGTTGGCACCATGTGTGTGTCATCTGGACGTCCATTCTGGGCCTGGGCAGGTACTGGCTCCACATGGGCCGAAGGCTAGTGGCCACTGGCTCCCGCTTTGGGGAAGGCTATGAGATTCCTCCGGGGGGCTCCCTCATGCTAGGCCAGGAGCACGAGAGCATTGGGGGCGGGTTTGATGGCCCTGAGGCCTTTGTGGGGAGCCTAGCAGGCCTGGCCATATGGCACCGGGTGCTGGTCCCCAGGGAGGTCTCAAACCTGGCCACTGGGAAGGAGTTCCTGATGGGTGCCATCCTAACACTGGCCAACGCCGCATCGGTAGACGGATTCGTGCAAAGGGTGAACTGCACCTGCCTACAGCTCTGTTCCTGA